In Halorhabdus tiamatea SARL4B, a genomic segment contains:
- a CDS encoding ribonucleoside triphosphate reductase: MVQQVQKRDGTVEPFDRSKIATAIRQAFAAAETAPDTGIDALTDAVVDRLDSSGGTVAVETIQDCVERTLVEADEYAAAKRYILYRHRHAELRDLEGLVAGNSGDPAGNDQGPIDAYIEREDWRVRENSNMDYSLQGLNIHLTERTIEDYWLEKRYSDEVAAAHDAGAIHIHDLGVLGPYCVGWDIEDVLREGLKGVRGKVESAPANHFDVALMQLVNFLYTLQGEAAGAQALSNFDTYLAPFVHEDDLDYEEVRHQLQQFVFNLNVPTRVGFQAPFTNLSMDLTVPDHLADKPVVIGGEPRDSTYADYQDEVDLINRAFAEVMLEGDAKGRPFTFPIPTYSITEDFEWDNETLDPVWEMTAKYGTPYFSNFVNSEMDTGDARSMCCRLRLDNRELESRGGGLFGSNPLTGSIGVVTINLPQLGYRADDESEFFDRLESLMDVAKRSLETKRDVLERYTEQGLYPYAKFYLRNVREAHDSYWANHFSTIGLIGTHEAILNLRGPESGIDTAEGKAFAEEILEFMRDRLREYQAETGHMYNLEATPAEGSSYRLARQDREQFSDLAVHATDGLGGDEPIYTNSTQLPFGAEPDLFDALDHQDDLQTKYTGGTVFHGWLGEAMPDAESTKQLVKTIAENYELPYYTLTPTFSVCPTHGHHSGEHETCPDCGESCEVYSRVVGYLRPTENWNPGKQAEFDERADFRPSVAD, translated from the coding sequence ATGGTCCAGCAGGTCCAAAAGCGCGACGGGACTGTGGAACCGTTCGATCGCTCGAAGATCGCGACCGCTATCCGGCAGGCGTTCGCGGCAGCCGAAACAGCGCCGGACACCGGGATCGACGCCCTGACCGATGCGGTGGTCGATCGCCTTGATTCCTCGGGCGGGACGGTGGCCGTCGAGACGATCCAGGACTGCGTCGAGCGGACGCTCGTCGAGGCTGATGAGTACGCGGCCGCCAAGCGCTACATCCTCTATCGCCACCGCCACGCCGAATTGCGTGATCTGGAAGGGCTCGTTGCAGGCAACAGTGGCGACCCAGCGGGGAACGACCAAGGCCCCATCGACGCCTACATCGAGCGGGAGGACTGGCGCGTCCGGGAGAACTCCAACATGGATTACTCCCTGCAGGGGCTGAACATCCACCTCACCGAGCGCACTATCGAGGACTACTGGCTCGAAAAGCGCTACAGCGACGAGGTGGCCGCGGCCCACGACGCGGGCGCGATCCACATCCACGACCTGGGCGTGCTGGGGCCCTACTGCGTCGGCTGGGATATCGAGGATGTCCTCCGGGAGGGCCTGAAGGGCGTCCGCGGGAAGGTCGAGTCCGCGCCCGCCAACCACTTCGACGTGGCGCTGATGCAACTCGTGAACTTCCTGTACACGCTGCAGGGCGAGGCCGCCGGCGCGCAGGCCCTCTCGAACTTCGACACCTACCTCGCGCCGTTCGTCCACGAAGACGACCTCGACTACGAGGAAGTGCGCCACCAGCTCCAGCAGTTCGTGTTCAACCTCAACGTCCCGACGCGGGTCGGCTTCCAGGCACCCTTCACCAACCTCTCGATGGACCTGACGGTGCCCGACCACCTCGCCGACAAGCCGGTCGTGATCGGCGGCGAACCCCGGGACTCGACCTACGCCGACTATCAGGACGAGGTGGACCTGATCAACCGCGCCTTCGCCGAGGTGATGCTGGAGGGCGACGCGAAAGGCCGGCCGTTCACGTTCCCGATTCCGACCTACTCGATCACCGAGGACTTCGAGTGGGACAACGAGACGCTCGATCCCGTCTGGGAGATGACCGCCAAATACGGCACGCCATACTTCTCGAACTTCGTCAACAGCGAGATGGACACCGGCGACGCCCGCTCGATGTGCTGTCGACTCCGCCTTGACAACCGCGAACTCGAATCCCGCGGCGGCGGGCTGTTCGGGTCGAACCCCCTGACGGGGTCGATCGGGGTCGTCACGATCAACCTGCCCCAGTTGGGCTACCGGGCCGACGACGAGAGCGAGTTTTTCGACCGACTCGAATCGCTGATGGACGTGGCAAAGCGGAGCCTGGAGACCAAACGCGACGTGCTGGAGCGCTACACCGAGCAGGGGCTATATCCCTACGCGAAGTTCTACCTCCGAAACGTCAGGGAGGCCCACGACAGCTACTGGGCGAATCACTTCTCGACGATCGGGCTGATCGGCACCCACGAGGCTATTCTCAATCTCCGTGGTCCGGAGTCGGGGATCGACACGGCCGAGGGGAAGGCCTTCGCCGAGGAGATCCTCGAATTCATGCGCGATCGGCTTCGGGAGTACCAGGCCGAGACCGGCCACATGTATAACCTGGAGGCGACGCCCGCGGAGGGGTCGTCCTATCGGCTGGCCCGCCAGGATCGCGAGCAGTTTTCGGACCTGGCCGTCCACGCCACCGACGGTCTCGGCGGCGACGAGCCGATCTACACCAACTCGACGCAGCTGCCATTCGGCGCGGAACCGGACCTCTTCGACGCGCTGGACCACCAGGACGATCTCCAGACGAAATACACGGGTGGCACGGTCTTTCATGGCTGGCTCGGCGAAGCAATGCCCGACGCCGAGTCGACCAAGCAACTGGTCAAAACCATCGCCGAGAACTACGAGTTGCCCTACTACACGCTGACGCCGACGTTCTCGGTGTGTCCGACCCACGGCCATCACAGCGGCGAGCACGAGACGTGCCCGGACTGCGGGGAATCCTGTGAGGTGTACTCCCGCGTCGTGGGGTATCTCCGGCCGACCGAGAACTGGAATCCCGGCAAGCAGGCCGAATTCGACGAGCGCGCGGACTTCCGGCCGAGCGTGGCGGACTGA
- a CDS encoding anaerobic ribonucleoside-triphosphate reductase activating protein has translation MEFGGLQRTTLSDFPGRVACAVFTAGCNLRCPYCHNPELIDGNVAPSNDSALPEDEFFAVLDDREAVIDGVVVTGGEPTLHADLPHFVSRITDRGLDVKLDTNGTRPAVLRETLDTGGVEYVAMDLKTTPDRYGELGADAGEAVERSVELIRATGIDHEFRTTFDPGVVSAADFETLGELVGDSRLVVQSVDTATVLCPDRVRETPVDPLAAIGDAVGECPSQIDHRE, from the coding sequence ATGGAGTTCGGTGGCCTCCAGCGGACGACGCTGTCTGACTTCCCCGGGCGAGTCGCCTGTGCGGTTTTCACCGCGGGCTGCAATCTCCGGTGTCCGTACTGTCACAACCCCGAACTGATCGACGGTAATGTGGCCCCCTCGAACGATTCGGCGCTTCCCGAGGACGAGTTCTTCGCCGTGCTCGACGACCGGGAAGCCGTCATCGACGGCGTCGTCGTCACCGGCGGCGAGCCGACGCTGCACGCGGATTTGCCCCACTTCGTCAGCCGGATCACCGACCGCGGGCTCGACGTGAAACTTGACACGAACGGGACGCGGCCGGCTGTCCTTCGCGAGACGCTCGACACCGGTGGGGTCGAGTACGTCGCGATGGACCTCAAGACGACACCCGATCGCTACGGGGAACTCGGGGCCGACGCGGGCGAGGCCGTCGAACGGAGCGTCGAACTGATCCGTGCCACCGGGATCGATCACGAGTTCCGAACGACGTTCGACCCCGGCGTCGTCTCCGCCGCGGACTTCGAGACGCTGGGTGAGTTGGTCGGGGACAGCCGACTTGTCGTCCAGTCTGTCGACACCGCGACCGTTCTGTGCCCGGACCGCGTCCGGGAGACGCCGGTCGATCCGCTCGCGGCCATTGGCGATGCCGTCGGTGAGTGTCCCTCGCAGATCGACCACCGCGAGTGA
- a CDS encoding DUF7260 family protein gives MTAITHPTIEAALTEIDAEREILVTEREAFRSLIRRVSEVAVETPQTTATGTAVATTMPVQAPSSSLSEIRTAYRETVMAVPHYESEYGESLRENLRVEVGGSLAEQLLDGDALTRPIYDAFLGAVRRAMDERRRVKQYVERERDNLQRFDAALTEIESAVIEAGAELTSASGTQSLSRIDARLATLQSRCEDLATDRQQRVHDRPETTFDWIDGLGMFEYLYADLETTTPVLSAIASCLGTIRDHRRRCLR, from the coding sequence ATGACAGCGATCACTCACCCGACGATCGAGGCCGCACTTACCGAGATCGACGCGGAACGCGAGATCCTCGTGACCGAGCGCGAGGCGTTTCGATCCCTGATACGGCGCGTCAGCGAGGTCGCCGTCGAGACGCCACAGACCACGGCCACGGGGACCGCCGTGGCGACCACGATGCCGGTCCAGGCCCCCTCCTCGAGTCTGTCCGAGATCCGGACGGCCTATCGCGAGACGGTCATGGCCGTCCCCCACTATGAGTCCGAATACGGCGAATCGCTCCGGGAGAACCTCCGCGTCGAAGTCGGTGGGTCCCTCGCGGAGCAGCTTCTCGACGGCGATGCGCTCACCCGGCCGATCTACGACGCGTTCCTCGGGGCGGTCAGACGGGCGATGGACGAACGCCGACGCGTCAAGCAGTACGTCGAACGCGAACGGGACAACCTCCAGCGCTTCGACGCTGCACTCACCGAGATCGAATCGGCAGTGATCGAGGCTGGGGCGGAACTCACGTCCGCCTCGGGAACGCAGTCGCTGTCTCGTATCGACGCCAGACTGGCGACCCTTCAGTCGCGGTGTGAGGACCTCGCGACCGACCGTCAGCAACGCGTTCACGACCGTCCCGAGACGACATTCGACTGGATCGACGGACTCGGGATGTTCGAATATCTCTACGCCGACCTCGAGACGACGACGCCGGTCCTCTCTGCGATCGCGTCCTGTCTGGGGACGATCCGGGACCACCGACGACGCTGCCTGCGTTGA
- a CDS encoding metallophosphoesterase family protein has translation MTGGEFRSGDPETGGKRGTLMARLDRPSAPEPVRLAAIADPHVSTRAEGTSKLFEHSLEHFTAAVDDIASRDVDAVLSPGDLTKDGEAWNADAVADALEALDVPLYAVPGNHDVPKDGDDHDAIAVADFADRFGPGSYPFHEAVGGLDVLGVNSAGTADRLADTHDGHVDADQREWLAGKLQRTDDPLIVVHHNLASVTEQLRRHRDRVVDDMAIPPTMRETEAFVDVLAEGDASLVLTGHFHLPLTGVDRGVREIATPTTCSFPQSYLLLDVGPTGTDVRLVPIATQDGLELAHDRRARDSTTARGLTSIGAARLASMPLTVED, from the coding sequence ATGACTGGCGGCGAGTTCCGTTCCGGAGACCCGGAAACTGGCGGAAAGCGGGGGACGCTGATGGCGCGTCTCGACCGGCCGAGCGCGCCGGAACCCGTTCGGCTGGCGGCGATCGCCGACCCGCACGTCTCGACGCGAGCGGAAGGGACCTCGAAGCTGTTCGAACACTCCCTCGAGCACTTCACAGCCGCGGTCGACGACATCGCGAGTAGAGACGTCGACGCCGTGCTCTCGCCGGGGGACCTGACGAAGGACGGTGAAGCTTGGAACGCCGACGCCGTCGCGGACGCCCTCGAGGCGCTCGACGTCCCGCTGTACGCGGTCCCCGGAAACCACGACGTCCCGAAGGACGGCGACGACCACGACGCGATCGCCGTCGCGGACTTCGCCGACCGATTCGGCCCCGGCTCCTATCCCTTCCACGAAGCGGTGGGCGGACTGGACGTGCTCGGGGTGAACTCCGCCGGGACTGCCGATCGCCTCGCCGACACCCACGACGGCCACGTCGACGCCGACCAGCGCGAGTGGCTCGCGGGGAAGCTACAGCGGACCGACGACCCGCTGATCGTCGTCCATCACAACCTCGCCTCGGTGACCGAGCAGCTTCGTCGCCACCGCGATCGCGTCGTCGACGACATGGCGATCCCGCCGACGATGCGCGAGACGGAAGCGTTCGTCGACGTCCTCGCCGAGGGCGACGCGTCGCTCGTCCTTACCGGCCACTTCCACCTCCCCCTGACCGGCGTCGATCGCGGTGTGCGGGAGATCGCGACGCCGACGACCTGCTCGTTCCCGCAGTCGTATCTCCTCCTCGACGTCGGGCCGACTGGAACGGACGTCAGGCTGGTCCCGATCGCCACACAGGACGGACTCGAACTCGCCCACGATCGACGAGCGCGTGACTCGACGACGGCCCGTGGCCTCACCTCGATCGGCGCGGCGCGGCTGGCGTCGATGCCACTCACAGTCGAGGATTGA
- a CDS encoding DUF7529 family protein: MSATTAGEKTVWKHVREEAAALAATLRVDGWDVCQVRADHVAAIELGDSAARTGLVYTVPDSVGEGLPALLEGGSFDRYEVFRTVAGGELYLVTRLRDEETERGVVLAGAVGLDQVAELAEAARERGELRTHVRLLDGTHLATFRHADPTDFFPEDG; encoded by the coding sequence ATGTCAGCAACGACAGCCGGTGAGAAAACAGTCTGGAAGCACGTCCGCGAAGAGGCCGCGGCGTTGGCCGCGACGTTGCGGGTGGACGGGTGGGACGTCTGCCAGGTTCGAGCGGATCACGTCGCAGCGATCGAATTGGGTGACTCAGCGGCGCGCACGGGGCTGGTGTACACTGTCCCCGACAGTGTCGGCGAGGGGCTCCCGGCACTCCTCGAGGGCGGGTCGTTCGATCGCTACGAGGTGTTCAGAACCGTCGCCGGGGGCGAGCTATACCTCGTCACGCGACTCCGGGACGAGGAGACCGAGCGGGGAGTCGTCCTCGCCGGGGCCGTCGGCCTCGATCAGGTCGCTGAACTCGCCGAGGCGGCACGCGAGCGTGGTGAACTCCGCACGCACGTCCGGTTGCTCGACGGAACCCACCTGGCGACGTTTCGTCACGCGGACCCGACGGATTTCTTCCCGGAGGACGGATGA
- a CDS encoding ABC transporter substrate-binding protein translates to MPRDTTRRGFLTAAGAGAMTAVAGCGANSEPTDQDTPAQNDPGDESAEETPESTVDTDHSTEEATTHSGGGTLQMMADGSVQTLDPINAKGSGAGYNQYNQQLMYFPDGHYPPEPALATGYEVSEDGLTYTFDLREDVTFHDGSEFTAQDVVYSYRRLAESPNSRNKDDIVGETLTIDHEKDATLSEPTDEETLEDVVPGSLAVEAVDDYTVEVTLASPFEYTLFQIAGGAFAILPENAVGDIEGYDGEYDYNEFFSTQGGGPAFAGAGPFRVDSWQKGSQITLSAFEDYYGGEPDLDAITFTVVSSGNTRLQRFQNGNADILESVPTASFNPSRVTIDREEGNRSLGSYTLDDGTEVNYGEIPALTTEYIVFNTLAVPLPVRRAFAYAMNQHDIAENVYKGMGKPGYHIVPPAAYPTFEDGQSGEDAYDRHAENGYESNTDFAADGYPYGYGETQLDDARRVMEEAGYDAGNRYEVTATTITGDSGYEQVFTRLQAKLRSAYIDVEIEEAEFGTIISRAISGDMEVFGLGDGMEYPGPQNFLRFLHGQNPSSQFTRWGAEDSYATEEYRQIAREAWDENYAAEGTTQADHNEAFQTVEEMNWASVQELPFLHPMSQRFWHDAVDVEMYGVMENQAFDDTSLGR, encoded by the coding sequence ATGCCACGTGACACGACCCGCCGTGGGTTTTTGACCGCAGCCGGCGCAGGCGCGATGACTGCAGTCGCCGGCTGTGGCGCGAACAGCGAACCGACGGATCAGGACACGCCGGCCCAGAACGACCCCGGAGACGAATCGGCCGAGGAGACGCCGGAATCGACCGTCGATACGGACCACTCGACCGAAGAGGCCACCACCCACTCCGGTGGGGGAACGCTCCAGATGATGGCGGATGGGTCGGTCCAGACCCTCGACCCGATCAACGCGAAGGGGTCCGGTGCGGGCTACAACCAGTACAACCAGCAGCTCATGTACTTTCCGGACGGCCACTATCCGCCCGAACCCGCGCTCGCCACGGGCTATGAGGTCTCCGAGGACGGACTCACCTACACGTTCGACCTCCGTGAGGACGTCACGTTCCACGACGGCAGTGAGTTCACTGCCCAGGACGTCGTCTATTCTTACCGGCGACTCGCCGAGTCGCCCAATTCCCGGAACAAGGACGACATCGTCGGCGAGACGCTGACGATCGACCACGAGAAGGACGCGACGCTCTCGGAACCGACCGACGAGGAGACGCTCGAGGACGTCGTCCCCGGCAGTCTCGCCGTCGAGGCAGTCGACGACTACACCGTCGAGGTGACACTCGCCTCCCCCTTCGAGTACACGCTCTTCCAGATCGCGGGCGGCGCGTTCGCCATTCTCCCGGAGAACGCAGTCGGCGACATCGAGGGCTACGACGGCGAGTACGACTACAACGAGTTCTTCAGCACGCAAGGTGGCGGCCCCGCCTTCGCCGGAGCGGGCCCCTTTCGGGTCGACTCCTGGCAGAAGGGGAGCCAGATCACCCTCTCGGCGTTCGAGGACTACTACGGCGGCGAACCTGACCTCGACGCGATCACGTTCACCGTCGTCTCGAGCGGGAACACGCGCCTCCAGCGGTTCCAGAACGGGAACGCCGACATCCTCGAAAGTGTCCCGACAGCCTCGTTCAACCCTTCCCGCGTGACGATCGACCGCGAGGAGGGCAATCGCTCGCTCGGGTCCTACACGCTCGACGACGGGACCGAGGTCAACTACGGCGAGATCCCGGCACTCACGACGGAGTACATCGTCTTCAACACCCTGGCGGTTCCCCTCCCAGTCAGACGCGCGTTCGCGTACGCGATGAACCAGCACGACATTGCCGAGAACGTCTACAAAGGGATGGGCAAGCCGGGCTATCACATCGTGCCGCCGGCCGCCTATCCCACATTCGAGGACGGCCAGTCCGGCGAGGACGCCTACGACCGACACGCCGAGAACGGCTACGAATCCAATACCGACTTCGCCGCCGACGGCTACCCCTACGGCTACGGAGAGACCCAACTCGACGACGCTCGCCGGGTCATGGAGGAGGCAGGCTACGACGCGGGCAACCGCTACGAGGTCACCGCGACGACGATCACGGGCGACAGCGGGTACGAACAGGTGTTCACGCGACTCCAGGCGAAGCTCCGATCCGCCTACATCGACGTCGAGATCGAGGAGGCGGAGTTCGGCACGATCATCAGCCGCGCCATCTCCGGGGACATGGAAGTGTTCGGACTCGGCGACGGCATGGAGTACCCCGGCCCGCAGAACTTCCTCCGGTTTCTCCACGGCCAGAACCCGTCGAGTCAGTTCACGCGATGGGGGGCCGAGGACAGTTACGCGACCGAGGAGTACCGCCAGATCGCCCGGGAGGCCTGGGACGAAAACTACGCCGCCGAGGGGACGACACAGGCGGACCACAACGAGGCGTTCCAGACCGTCGAGGAGATGAACTGGGCGTCCGTCCAGGAACTGCCCTTCCTCCACCCGATGAGCCAGCGCTTCTGGCACGACGCGGTCGACGTCGAGATGTACGGCGTCATGGAGAACCAGGCCTTCGACGACACCTCGCTTGGGCGCTAA
- a CDS encoding ABC transporter permease, with product MSRLGYLAKRLAMAIPVVWLGTTITWFAIFMGPIDPASRLLSEGQTRNPAAYEAAQTQLGLNQPPLQHYVDWMSNLLTFDLGQTWLLYEGSNVNALILDFLPRTLWLGLWSVLIAVAIGVPLGFYAGLHSNSLSDYLASLGGIVWRAMPNFWLAIMLLAVLSISPTLFGFTFQWESLLVPLDSISGSPDMSRIWTVDGFLAATKKVLPAALVLGSASMGNEMRIGRTAMLEVRNEAYVDFAKAKGVSDRVLVWKHIFRNALVPLIPIITSEAFLLIGGSVLVETVFGINGIGYLFYQAAIQGDLPLVGTLMYVFILMTVGINLVQDVLYTIIDPRVGLEGS from the coding sequence GTGAGTAGACTGGGCTATCTCGCCAAGCGCCTCGCGATGGCGATCCCGGTCGTCTGGCTCGGGACGACGATCACGTGGTTCGCCATCTTCATGGGGCCGATCGACCCGGCCAGCCGGTTGCTCAGCGAGGGCCAGACCCGCAACCCGGCCGCTTACGAGGCCGCCCAGACCCAGCTTGGATTGAACCAGCCGCCACTCCAGCACTACGTCGACTGGATGAGCAACCTGCTCACCTTCGACCTGGGCCAGACGTGGCTGCTGTACGAGGGCTCGAACGTCAACGCGCTCATTTTGGACTTCCTCCCGCGGACGCTGTGGCTCGGGCTGTGGTCGGTCCTGATCGCCGTGGCGATCGGCGTGCCACTCGGCTTTTACGCCGGGCTCCACTCGAACTCGCTGTCCGACTATCTCGCCTCTCTCGGCGGGATCGTCTGGCGGGCGATGCCGAACTTCTGGCTCGCGATCATGCTGCTTGCCGTCCTGAGTATCTCGCCGACACTGTTCGGATTCACGTTCCAGTGGGAGTCGCTGCTCGTGCCTCTCGACTCGATTTCGGGGAGCCCGGACATGTCCCGGATCTGGACCGTCGACGGGTTCCTGGCGGCGACCAAGAAAGTCCTCCCGGCGGCGCTGGTGCTCGGGTCGGCCTCGATGGGCAACGAGATGCGCATCGGCCGGACCGCGATGCTCGAAGTCCGAAACGAGGCCTACGTCGACTTCGCGAAGGCCAAGGGCGTCTCCGATCGCGTCCTGGTCTGGAAGCACATCTTCCGGAACGCGCTGGTCCCGCTGATCCCGATCATCACCAGCGAGGCCTTCCTGCTCATCGGCGGATCGGTACTCGTCGAAACTGTCTTCGGAATCAACGGTATCGGTTACCTGTTCTATCAGGCAGCTATCCAGGGCGACCTCCCGCTCGTCGGGACGCTGATGTACGTCTTCATACTCATGACTGTTGGCATCAACCTCGTTCAGGACGTACTGTATACGATCATCGACCCCCGCGTCGGCCTGGAGGGGTCCTGA
- a CDS encoding ABC transporter permease, with translation MSDVTPFEDRRLFGTLGVDATVSVWLVVGVVLFAVEAGAVANFLTGLLADFVGALPTAGSDGSLLSSATAVFDAAQQQTNTIPTVLSRDVVPNAGHWSGKRWVGTFLGLSPGVSWGIRVTLVYAYAFTWVAWAGFGYRYYRREIRVADWTPRDDVIDRFRSHRWGVFGALVVFMFVVMAVFAPTLGPTTVEQNMRNSYSYEVDYWDEETGSVESILVGEANLDSQSTGDSSRVMPMTYDDYGRFHPFGTMPNGRDLFTFIAVGSRISLVIGLLSVGLSALLAVSLALIAAYYKGRVDLGTVLISDGVMAMPQLLLLIMLTTVLADTWIGEVYSGGFVLALIFAFTGWTYMWRSIRGPALQVSERAWIDAARSFGQRPRTIMRKHMLPYVTGYVLIYGSMTLGGAIISIAGLSYLGLGVAPPTPEWGRAIQLGQDYVTTGSWHISLIPGLLITLVVTGFNALGDGVRDAIDPQSDSATGAAAGRGGGA, from the coding sequence GTGTCCGACGTCACCCCCTTCGAGGACCGGCGACTGTTCGGGACGCTCGGGGTCGACGCGACGGTGTCCGTGTGGCTGGTCGTCGGCGTCGTCCTCTTCGCCGTCGAGGCGGGCGCGGTCGCGAACTTCCTGACCGGCCTGCTCGCCGATTTCGTCGGGGCACTTCCGACGGCCGGCAGCGACGGATCGCTGCTATCGAGCGCCACCGCAGTCTTCGACGCCGCACAGCAACAGACGAACACGATCCCGACCGTGCTCTCGCGGGACGTCGTTCCGAACGCCGGCCACTGGAGCGGGAAGCGGTGGGTCGGAACCTTCCTCGGACTCTCTCCGGGCGTCTCCTGGGGGATTCGCGTCACGCTCGTCTACGCCTACGCGTTCACCTGGGTCGCCTGGGCCGGGTTCGGGTATCGGTACTACCGCCGGGAGATCAGAGTCGCCGACTGGACGCCACGGGACGACGTGATCGATCGGTTTCGGTCACATCGGTGGGGGGTGTTCGGCGCGCTCGTCGTGTTCATGTTCGTCGTCATGGCGGTCTTCGCGCCGACGCTCGGCCCGACGACCGTCGAGCAGAACATGCGCAACTCCTATTCCTACGAGGTCGACTACTGGGACGAAGAGACCGGTTCCGTCGAGTCGATCCTGGTCGGGGAGGCCAACCTCGACTCCCAGTCGACCGGCGACAGCTCGCGGGTGATGCCGATGACCTACGACGACTACGGGCGATTCCATCCCTTCGGGACGATGCCCAACGGCCGTGACCTCTTTACGTTCATCGCGGTCGGCTCGCGCATCTCGCTGGTGATCGGCCTCCTCTCGGTCGGCCTGAGTGCCCTCCTCGCCGTCTCGCTCGCGCTGATCGCCGCCTACTACAAGGGCCGGGTCGACCTCGGGACGGTCCTGATTTCAGACGGCGTGATGGCGATGCCACAACTACTCCTGTTGATCATGCTCACGACTGTCCTCGCCGACACGTGGATCGGCGAGGTTTACAGCGGCGGGTTCGTGCTCGCGCTCATCTTCGCCTTCACCGGGTGGACGTACATGTGGCGCTCGATCCGCGGGCCCGCCCTCCAGGTGTCCGAACGCGCCTGGATCGACGCCGCCCGGAGCTTCGGCCAGCGCCCCCGGACAATCATGCGCAAGCACATGCTGCCGTACGTCACGGGCTACGTCCTGATCTACGGCTCGATGACGCTCGGCGGGGCGATCATCTCGATCGCCGGGCTCTCGTATCTCGGCCTTGGGGTCGCGCCGCCGACCCCCGAGTGGGGCCGGGCGATCCAGCTCGGCCAGGACTACGTCACCACCGGCTCCTGGCACATCTCGCTGATCCCGGGACTGCTCATCACGCTCGTCGTCACCGGGTTCAACGCCCTCGGCGATGGCGTCCGGGACGCGATCGACCCACAGTCAGACAGTGCGACCGGCGCGGCGGCCGGCCGAGGTGGTGGCGCGTGA
- a CDS encoding ABC transporter ATP-binding protein: protein MSRGALPGQTGGETASTSRDREPLLSVSDLRTVFYTERETIHAVDGISFDVHPGETVGLVGESGSGKSVTARSILGLVDEPGVIESGEIRFKGEDLVETGWDDARGDLAIVFQDPGNSLNPVYTVGNQLKEALSIHQGLTGAAATERAIELLEAVGIPDAPRRLEEYPHQFSGGMAQRAVIAIALACDPDLLVCDEPTTALDVTIQAQILDLLADLQREADLAILFITHDMGVIEETADRVNVIYAGDIVERAPTDRLFADPEHPYTEALLESIPGRTPPEKRLPTIEGEVPTPNGPAEACRFAPRCPLAVEECRTAVPDPVEVSTGVDHTAACVFAGDEGGQTGGENE from the coding sequence GTGAGTCGCGGTGCCCTCCCTGGCCAGACAGGGGGAGAGACCGCATCGACGTCTCGCGACCGTGAGCCGCTGTTGTCCGTCTCCGACCTCCGGACGGTCTTTTACACCGAACGCGAGACGATCCACGCCGTCGACGGGATCTCCTTCGACGTCCACCCCGGCGAGACGGTCGGCCTCGTCGGTGAATCGGGGTCGGGCAAGTCCGTGACGGCACGGTCGATTCTCGGCCTCGTCGACGAACCGGGCGTCATCGAGAGTGGGGAGATCCGATTCAAGGGCGAGGACCTGGTCGAGACCGGGTGGGACGACGCCCGCGGCGACCTCGCGATCGTCTTTCAGGACCCTGGCAACTCCCTCAATCCGGTCTACACGGTCGGTAATCAACTCAAAGAGGCCCTCTCGATCCACCAGGGGCTGACAGGGGCGGCGGCGACCGAGCGGGCGATCGAACTCCTCGAGGCTGTCGGGATTCCAGACGCCCCGCGCCGACTCGAGGAGTACCCCCACCAGTTCTCCGGCGGCATGGCCCAGCGCGCGGTCATCGCGATCGCGCTGGCGTGCGATCCCGACTTGCTGGTCTGTGACGAACCGACCACCGCGCTCGACGTGACCATCCAGGCCCAGATCCTCGATCTGCTGGCCGACCTTCAGCGCGAGGCGGACCTCGCGATCCTCTTTATCACCCACGACATGGGCGTCATCGAGGAGACGGCCGACCGGGTGAACGTGATCTACGCCGGCGATATCGTCGAGCGCGCGCCGACTGACCGTCTCTTTGCCGACCCCGAACATCCCTACACCGAAGCACTGTTGGAGAGTATTCCCGGACGAACGCCCCCAGAGAAGCGCCTGCCGACGATCGAAGGGGAGGTGCCGACGCCGAACGGCCCCGCCGAGGCCTGCCGGTTCGCGCCGCGGTGCCCACTGGCCGTCGAGGAGTGTCGGACGGCGGTTCCCGACCCCGTCGAAGTTTCGACCGGCGTCGATCACACTGCCGCGTGTGTCTTCGCCGGCGACGAGGGCGGGCAGACAGGAGGTGAAAACGAATGA